In the Wyeomyia smithii strain HCP4-BCI-WySm-NY-G18 chromosome 2, ASM2978416v1, whole genome shotgun sequence genome, one interval contains:
- the LOC129721443 gene encoding uncharacterized protein LOC129721443, with protein MSQHLEESPVSDNKMDISETTISQDSPPGYSPDAEDFNCGEYQTNQIRINNRSRDLVDGKNSCTSIVNSKHRTHHEMNSLPSNENNCQALDDPANLTTENRASGSSGLTPVSNHPLMLMSPTGSESDTSELGNLNRNERPNRNFYRFPDVVPASEQPPLRLASPNPKKTSGTDSVRNRTTITSKTTNTTKTLTTSSTSTLDVINNIDDTNNVTKESFPRDNSTDFLSSDSEQDLSLFQAAVTPAYQSVALVQAQSQLQQSSLQHKSISPKLHQRRKISLSAELLVDDISSPEDTQSNHSVDDLQQNLVSISPSSSILDDNGFNVDIDEDFSDLPGTPRNGSSSAVLPQYSARDEARDIRNWQKITLPDGKTREIDMKVIEPYKRVLSHGGYLHSGGHNAIVVFSACHLPDRSRSDYHYVMNNLFLYVVKTLEQLVTEDYVLVYLHGASNRGNVPPFPWLKKCYQLLDRRLRKSLKNLYMVHPTFWLKSIVCVARPFISSKFWRKLIYVKTLDELYQLVPVERAAVPEKVKSFDCRHS; from the exons ATGAG CCAGCATTTAGAAGAAAGTCCAGTTTCGGACAATAAGATGGATATTTCGGAAACGACTATTTCTCAAGATTCACCACCTGGTTATTCGCCAGATGCAGAAGATTTCAACTGTGGAGAGTATCAAACGAATCAGATTCGCATCAACAATCGTTCGCGAGACCTTGTGGATGGGAAAAATTCCTGCACCAGTATCGTGAATTCAAAACATCGAACGCATCATGAGATGAACAGTTTGCCCAGTAATGAAAACAATTGCCAAGCACTAGATGATCCAGCCAACTTGACAACGGAAAATCGCGCTTCTGGTAGTAGTGGACTCACTCCAGTTAGCAACCATCCATTGATGCTCATGTCGCCAACGGGAAGCGAGTCCGACACGTCGGAATTGGGCAATTTGAACAGAAACGAAAGACCAAACAGGAATTTTTACCGCTTTCCGGATGTTGTACCGGCCAGTGAACAGCCTCCGCTGCGACTAGCTAGTCCCAATCCGAAAAAAACTTCGGGTACAGATAGTGTCAGGAATAGGACTACTATCACCAGTAAGACAACGAATACAACTAAAACTCTGACTACATCGTCTACGTCCACACTTGATGTGATAAACAATATCGATGATACCAATAACGTAACGAAAGAATCTTTTCCACGAGACAATAGTACG GATTTTCTAAGTAGTGATTCGGAGCAAGATCTTTCGCTATTTCAAGCTGCGGTGACGCCCGCCTATCAATCCGTGGCTTTAGTTCAGGCCCAGTCGCAACTGCAACAGTCCTCTCTTCAGCACAAATCAATTTCGCCTAAGCTGCATCAGCGTCGTAAAATTTCACTTTCAGCCGAGCTCCTGGTAGATGACATCAGTTCTCCGGAGGACACTCAATCCAACCACAGTGTAGACGATCTACAGCAAAATTTAGTTTCTATTAGTCCTTCCTCTTCGATACTGGACGACAATGGATTCAACGTAGATATTGACGAAGATTTTTCGGACCTACCCGGTACACCCAGGAACGGATCCAGCAGTGCTGTGCTGCCACAATATTCCGCGAGAGATGAAGCTCGTGATATTCGAAATTGGCAAAAGATTACACTACCTGATGGAAAGACTCGCGAAATCGACATGAAGGTGATAGAACCTTACAAACGGGTCCTTTCCCACGGGGGATATCTCCACTCAGGAGGACACAATGCGATAGTTGTGTTCAGTGCGTGTCACTTGCCTGATCGTTCACGCTCCGACTACCACTATGTGATGAATAATCTGTTTTTGTACGTCGTTAAAACATTAGAACAGCTAGTAACTGAAGATTATGTGCTGGTATATCTTCACGGTGCTTCTAATAGAGGCAACGTTCCACCATTCCCATGGCTTAAGAA ATGTTATCAACTACTTGATAGACGGCTACGAAAGAGCTTAAAGAATCTATATATGGTGCATCCAACCTTCTGGTTGAAATCGATAGTTTGCGTGGCACGTCCATTCATAAG CTCAAAGTTTTGGCGTAAGTTGATTTacgttaaaacgctggatgagTTGTACCAACTTGTGCCCGTTGAACGAGCGGCCGTTCCCGAAAAGGTGAAAAGCTTCGATTGTCGACATTCCTAA
- the LOC129724360 gene encoding 26S proteasome non-ATPase regulatory subunit 4, with protein sequence MVLESTMLCFDNSDYQRNGDYFPTRLNAQKDGVNLVCLSKVRSNPENNVGLLTLSNTTEVLATLTSDVGRILSKLHLVNPGGDINLLTGLRIAHLVLKHRQGKNHKMRIVVFVGSPVGHDEGELVKLAKKLKKEKVNVDIVSFGDHQKNNDVFTSFINVLNGKDGTGSHLVCVPRGSVLSEALISSPIIQGEDGTGAAGLGGAGFEFGVDPNEDPELALALRVSMEEQRQRQEEEQRRVQATSGAEATGQEGTSSGGVALVSQPNTEEALLERALALSTDDAMPDFANMTEEEQIAFAMQMSMQDAQQETPISQPAKRQKKEETPMEVDEDINEVIADPEFLQSVLENLPGVDPHSEAIRDAVGSLNKDKKQSDKEGGDKK encoded by the exons atggtTCTGGAAAGTACAATGCTATGCTTCGACAATAGCGATTACCAGCGGAACGGCGACTATTTCCCTACTCGGTTGAACGCACAAAAGGATGGTGTGAATCTGGTTTGTCTCTCGAAGGTGCGTTCCAATCCGGAGAATAATGTGGGTTTGCTAACACTGTCGAACACCACCGAAGTACTGGCCACGCTCACTAGCGACGTCGGGAGGATTTTGTCCAAGCTGCATCTGGTTAACCCGGGCGGCGACATCAATTTGCTGACGGGGCTGAGAATCGCTCATTTGGTTCTCAAACATCGTCAAG GAAAGAACCATAAAATGCGAATCGTAGTTTTTGTAGGTTCACCCGTAGGTCACGATGAGGGTGAATTAGTAAAGttggcaaaaaaattgaaaaaggaaAAGGTTAATGTTGACATTGTAAGCTTCGGTGATCATCAGAAAAACAATGATGTTTTCACTTCCTTTATTAATGTATTGAACGGTAAAGATGGTACTGGATCGCACTTAGTGTGCGTTCCCCGTGGATCAGTTCTTTCGGAAGCACTTATTTCTTCGCCAATTATTCAAGGAGAAGACGGAACCGGAGCTGCTGGTTTGGGTGGAGCTGGATTTGAATTTGGAGTTGATCCGAATGAGGATCCCGAGCTGGCTCTGGCTTTGCGGGTCTCAATGGAAGAACAGCGGCAACGTCAGGAGGAGGAACAGCGGCGTGTGCAGGCTACTAGTGGAGCAGAAGCAACCGGTCAAGAGGGTACTTCTTCCGGTGGAGTTGCTTTGGTAAGTCAGCCGAATACAGAAGAAGCACTTTTAGAGCGTGCTCTCGCCTTGTCTACTGATGACGCAATGCCTGACTTCGCGAATATGACCGAGGAGGAGCAGATTGCCTTTGCAATGCAGATGTCCATGCAGGATGCCCAACAAGAAACACCAATTTCGCAACCGGCAAAACGCCAGAAGAAAGAGGAAACGCCAATGGAGGTGGACGAGGATATTAATGAAGTGATTGCGGATCCGGAGTTTTTGCAAAGCGTACTAGAGAATTTACCCGGTGTCGATCCTCATTCGGAAGCTATTCGCGATGCCGTTGGTTCACTGAACAAGGATAAGAAGCAGTCGGACAAAGAAGGGGGTGATAAGAAATAA
- the LOC129724359 gene encoding microspherule protein 1, producing MDLNSSIRNKSNLDYGESSSFDLSNDQKRRSSSRSIKRKRFDDEIVEYSLQQPQLKTVGRPRTVSQTFAFGSPTVPAATSTLSIPPVSVSPTIVEQNLAAPVPQTPLATVAATQPMPHPPSHGPNPANSLLQQLNSNASVNEKKKSLKNNKKNKKKGGGQTLATKDLGRWKPVDDLALITGILQTNDLRMVHRGTKFSCKFTIHEMQARWYSLLYDEPISRIAVAAMRNLHPEVVEAVQSKALYSVAEEELLGTIKSNSNPTVETFQELLDKNATVFYQARTAKALYAHWQLMKQYSLLPDQSVQSLPKSDNILSFSDAEDLINDGDLVDNRDDTLETELALADRKSKKEIRSLENELSRWNVLVDSLTGIGFSPDFDNQTLAVLRGRLVRFLMRSREIVFGRSTKDAVVDVDFSLEGPAFKVSRKQGTIKLRSNGDFFITNEGKRPLYVDGVPLMYGNKTRLNNNCVIEISNLRFIFLINYELINAIRHESAKMNIPLI from the exons ATGGATTTAAACTCAAGTATTCGAAACAAGAGCAATCTGGATTACGGCGAAAGTTCTAGTTTCGATTTGAGCAACGATCAGAAGCGCAGAAG CTCCTCCCGATCGATCAAACGTAAACGCTTCGACGATGAAATCGTAGAGTATAGTTTGCAGCAACCTCAATTGAAAACCGTTGGCCGCCCCCGGACTGTATCGCAGACTTTTGCGTTTGGATCTCCTACCGTTCCAGCAGCAACTTCCACTCTAAGCATTCCACCGGTTTCGGTATCACCGACAATAGTGGAACAAAATCTTGCGGCGCCAGTACCCCAGACTCCTTTGGCCACAGTAGCCGCCACACAACCGATGCCCCATCCACCGTCCCATGGGCCGAATCCGGCCAATAGCTTGCTTCAACAGCTGAACTCTAACGCTTCggtaaatgaaaagaaaaaaagcttgaaaaataataaaaagaacaAGAAGAAGGGTGGTGGACAGACGCTTGCCACGAAAGATTTGGGACGATGGAAGCCAGTTGATGATTTAGCTTTGATCACCGGTATACTTCAAACCAACGACCTTCGGATGGTGCATCGAGGTACAAAATTTTCCTGCAAATTTACGATCCATGAAATGCAAGCTCGATGGTATTCCTTGCTCTATGATGAACCAATTTCGAGAATAGCTGTGGCTGCGATGAGGAACCTTCACCCGGAAGTAGTAGAAGCCGTGCAGAGCAAGGCATTGTATTCAGTTGCGGAGGAAGAGCTATTGGGAACCATAAAATCAAACTCTAATCCCACAGTGGAGACGTTCCAAGAACTTTTGGACAAAAACGCAACCGTATTCTATCAAGCTAGGACTGCCAAAGCTTTATACGCTCACTGGCAGCTGATGAAACAATATTCGCTCCTACCGGATCAGTCGGTACAATCGCTTCCGAAAAGTGACAATATTCTGTCATTTTCGGATGCTGAAGATTTGATTAACGACGGCGATTTGGTTGACAACCGCGATGACACACTGGAAACCGAGCTAGCTTTAGCCGATCGTAAGAGCAAAAAAGAAATACGCAGTCTGGAAAATGAGCTGTCTCGCTGGAATGTACTGGTAGATTCACTGACCGGTATCGGCTTTTCGCCTGATTTCGATAACCAAACACTGGCGGTTCTGCGGGGACGGCTGGTACGTTTTCTGATGCGATCGCGTGAAATCGTTTTCGGACGCTCCACAAAGGATGCCGTTGTGGATGTGGATTTCTCCTTGGAAGGTCCGGCATTCAAAGTTTCTCGCAAGCAGGGTACTATTAAATTGCGCAGCAATGGCGATTTCTTCATTACTAACGAAGGAAAACGGCCATTGTACGTCGATGGCGTTCCATTGATGTACGGTAACAAGACCAGGTTGAACAACAATTGCGTGATTGAG ATATCCAATCTAAGATTTATCTTCTTGATTAACTATGAGTTGATTAACGCTATTCGTCATGAAAGTGCGAAAATGAACATACCcttgatttaa
- the LOC129724822 gene encoding probable trafficking protein particle complex subunit 13 homolog — MADPTEHLLALKVMRLTRPTLVSSQIVTAEGKDLPQNTFEKILQATATTVQGSETLAAGQFMLLPQSFGNIYLGETFSSYVCVHNCRAHPVSNVSVKADLQSNNTRISLPIHVDKPGPVTLHPDETLDDVIHHEVKEIGTHILVCEVSYMTPAGLETSFRKFFKFQVVKPLDVKTKFYNAETDEVYLEAQIQNITVGPICLEKVELESSELYTVVSLNNLPSGESVFSQRTMLQPQNSCQFLYCIKPIPEIMNDPKALKAANNIGKLDIVWRSNLGERGRLQTSQLQRSPIEYGDLRLTVIEAKSTVKISEGFDFKCRVTNTSDRSMDLVMNLNTKAKVGCGYTGQTEISLGNLEPGKFTDFKLTVCPVRLGLITISSLQLTDVFMKRKYEFDDFVQVFVVDEDYREDDFQLDKYVRYSVPQSV; from the exons aTGGCTGATCCCACAGAACATTTACTTGCATTAAAAG TAATGCGCCTAACACGTCCCACCTTGGTGAGTTCGCAAATTGTTACGGCAGAGGGCAAGGATTTACCCCAGAATACGTTCGAAAAAATACTTCAAGCCACCGCCACAACCGTGCAGGGCAGTGAAACCTTAGCGGCTGGACAGTTTATGCTGCTGCCGCAAAGTTTCGGTAACATCTACTTGGGGGAGACTTTCTCTAGTTACGTTTGTGTTCACAACTGCCGTGCCCATCCCGTTAGTAATGTTTCGGTTAAGGCCGATTTGCAATCGAACAATACTAGAATCAGTTTACCCATCCACGTGGATAAACCGGGACCAGTCACCCTGCACCCCGACGAGACACTGGATGACGTGATTCACCATGAGGTGAAAGAAATCGGGACGCATAT aTTGGTATGTGAGGTATCGTACATGACACCAGCCGGATTGGAGACTTCCTTCCGtaagttcttcaaatttcaagtCGTTAAGCCATTGGACGTTAAGACAAAGTTTTACAACGCGGAAACCGATGAAGTTTACCTGGAGGCACAAATACAGAACATAACAGTAGGACCAATCTGCCTGGAGAAGGTTGAACTCGAGAGTTCGGAACTGTATACAGTAGTTTCGCTGAACAATTTACCATCTGGTGAATCGGTGTTTTCGCAGCGAACTATGCTGCAACCGCAGAACAGCTGTCAATTTTTGTACTGCATCAAACCTATACCGGAAATTATGAACGATCCGAAGGCGCTGAAGGCTGCCAACAATATTGGCAAGCTGGACATTGTTTGGCGCTCGAATCTGGGCGAACGTGGTCGCTTGCAAACAAGTCAGCTGCAGAGAAGT CCAATCGAATATGGAGATTTACGATTGACGGTCATTGAGGCCAAAAGTACGGTGAAAATAAGTGAAGGTTTTGATTTCAAATGTCGGGTTACAAATACCAGCGATCGTTCCatggatttggtgatgaattTAAACACGAAAGCAAAGGTGGGATGCGGTTACACAGGACAAACAGAGATAAGTCTGGGCAATCTGGAACCGGGCAAATTCACAGACTTCAAGTTAACGGTTTGTCCGGTACGCTTGGGCTTGATAACAATTAGTAGTCTACAGCTCACCGACGTTTTTATGAAGCGAAAATATgagtttgatgattttgttcaaGTATTTGTGGTGGACGAAGACTACCGGGAGGATGATTTCCAGTTGGACAAGTACGTTCGCTATAGCGTTCCACAGTCAGTATAA